Proteins found in one Fodinibius saliphilus genomic segment:
- a CDS encoding S46 family peptidase — protein sequence MYQSGKLCRLIIPFFFLAGIVPSGCASSSSVQQQEAQAQSHTPFGDSTAPDDQGMWLLPNIEEAIFNELKSKGLQVQKSDLYHPREPSLNQSIVRINIDGNSSGTGSFVSPNGLILTSYQTAYPGITAASIMKEKYLTKGFNADSMNAEIPLQNFTLYITVEQKDVTSKIQSQLADTLTFYQQEQKAKTIKKELIAERKGDNSNLVVEIDDIWSGNRQLMSIYKIIRDVRLAHVPPTSIGLYNNDFENWHWPTHAGDFAFLRAYVDPSGQSQSYNSSNIPFQPSFHLTIDNSGAEPHSFTMTLGFPGQTYRNESSFAFEFYNNYRNPILIESYQAILKSLRHAAQQDSVKALKSASKRASIANALKYYREIQRGFSNQNILEKKRATEQYFEQWIRKDSLRYQQYRRVFRQLKQSYDIASQSGDLLYGLVQAINNNKLLKIAGFYNAYRNHRADNSNIDLTKEQKRNLITQHKKVLENIDIEAQKMMLSEMLYSLATLPDGKVMFYLVRLFDEKEGHNLKNEIKSYVDSLEQSSIIFDLHKAKRFTALPIDSARSNSIDPMVKLYKEMIETYQFSRKNYLQHLPYLRPAQRRYTEGMLSFQQDSTAYPDANATLRLSGGHIAGYTDTNNNYHPPFTTLSGLFDKIGTDDSFDISDKLAAYADSTDYQPVNFLSSNDITGGNSGSPVMNKEGEIIGLTLDSNRKGIIGDYYYDKRFKRAINVDIRYILFLLEEITGGDQLLKEMQKRTE from the coding sequence ATGTATCAATCAGGAAAATTGTGCCGGCTAATTATTCCCTTTTTTTTTCTTGCAGGAATTGTACCATCGGGATGCGCATCCTCCTCTTCGGTACAACAGCAAGAGGCTCAAGCACAATCGCACACCCCTTTTGGGGATAGCACAGCCCCAGACGACCAAGGAATGTGGCTACTTCCCAACATTGAAGAAGCCATATTTAACGAGTTAAAAAGCAAAGGCTTACAAGTCCAAAAATCGGATTTATACCATCCCCGCGAACCATCATTAAACCAAAGTATTGTGCGCATAAATATTGATGGCAACAGCAGTGGCACGGGCTCCTTTGTATCTCCCAACGGTCTTATCCTTACTTCTTACCAAACCGCCTATCCCGGGATTACGGCTGCAAGTATAATGAAGGAAAAATATCTTACAAAGGGGTTTAACGCGGACAGTATGAACGCAGAAATCCCCCTTCAAAACTTTACGCTTTACATTACCGTTGAGCAAAAAGATGTAACCTCCAAAATACAATCCCAGCTAGCCGATACGCTCACTTTTTACCAGCAAGAGCAAAAAGCAAAGACTATTAAGAAAGAACTTATAGCTGAACGAAAAGGGGATAATAGTAATCTGGTTGTAGAAATAGATGATATCTGGTCGGGAAACCGACAATTAATGTCGATATATAAAATTATCCGTGATGTACGGCTGGCTCATGTGCCTCCTACATCAATTGGTTTATATAACAATGACTTTGAAAACTGGCACTGGCCGACCCATGCCGGAGATTTTGCTTTCCTGCGTGCTTATGTAGATCCCAGCGGGCAGAGCCAATCATATAACTCCTCTAACATCCCATTCCAACCTTCTTTTCACCTAACTATAGACAATTCGGGAGCTGAACCCCACAGCTTTACCATGACGTTGGGCTTCCCCGGACAAACGTACAGAAACGAAAGTAGCTTCGCCTTTGAATTTTATAACAATTACCGCAACCCAATCCTGATTGAATCTTACCAAGCCATACTTAAAAGCCTGCGACATGCGGCCCAACAAGATTCTGTTAAAGCTCTTAAAAGTGCCTCTAAGCGAGCATCAATAGCTAATGCTCTTAAATACTACCGGGAAATACAACGCGGATTTAGCAACCAAAATATTCTTGAAAAGAAAAGGGCAACAGAGCAGTATTTTGAACAGTGGATACGAAAAGATTCTTTGCGCTACCAACAGTACCGGAGGGTATTTCGGCAATTGAAACAATCCTACGATATTGCCTCTCAATCAGGCGACCTGTTATATGGGTTGGTGCAGGCAATAAACAATAACAAATTGTTGAAAATTGCCGGATTTTATAATGCATATCGTAACCATCGAGCTGATAATTCTAATATAGATTTAACGAAAGAACAAAAAAGAAATCTAATAACTCAGCATAAAAAAGTATTAGAAAATATAGATATCGAAGCACAAAAAATGATGCTTTCAGAAATGCTGTATTCACTGGCAACACTCCCCGATGGTAAAGTAATGTTCTATCTGGTTCGACTTTTTGATGAAAAAGAAGGCCATAATCTTAAAAATGAGATCAAAAGTTATGTAGATTCTCTGGAACAAAGCTCTATTATATTTGACCTGCACAAAGCTAAAAGATTTACAGCCCTTCCCATTGATAGCGCTCGATCTAACTCCATTGATCCTATGGTAAAACTCTATAAAGAGATGATAGAAACCTACCAGTTTAGCCGTAAGAATTACCTGCAACATTTACCGTATTTGCGTCCCGCGCAACGCCGATATACGGAGGGGATGCTATCATTTCAGCAAGATTCCACAGCCTACCCTGATGCTAATGCAACGCTTAGACTTAGTGGTGGACATATTGCCGGCTATACAGACACAAATAACAACTACCACCCCCCTTTTACTACCCTCAGTGGATTATTTGATAAAATTGGCACAGATGATTCATTTGATATATCTGATAAGCTTGCAGCTTATGCAGACTCTACAGATTACCAACCCGTAAACTTTCTGTCCAGTAATGATATAACCGGCGGCAATTCCGGAAGCCCTGTCATGAACAAAGAGGGAGAAATTATTGGCTTAACCCTTGATAGCAATAGAAAAGGAATAATTGGAGACTATTATTACGACAAACGCTTCAAACGAGCCATTAACGTTGATATCAGATATATTCTTTTTCTATTAGAAGAAATTACAGGAGGCGATCAGTTGTTAAAAGAAATGCAGAAGAGAACTGAATAA
- a CDS encoding SLC13 family permease — protein sequence MSFEIIFVFALLGLALFLFATDYVSFDVAALILLVSLLASGILTPKEGFAGVSNPATITIAAMFVISEGLRRTGLLNKAGNFFCEKMKDNFWLWLFVMLLFVSFTSSFMNNTAVIMIFIPVIIDISARIGVSASKLLMPLAFAGIMGGIHTLIGTSTNLLVSSIVQDRGGQGFAMFDFMPMALIFLCAGFLYMYFVGVDLIPPRRKDDELTADFKMQGYLTDLKVKDESNLVGKYLDEGGLTEELDLDVLRIFKPDSDSSAQRTETKVESGDILRIRGSASEIDKLLRREDLALIPSKKWIDVDLKHGRDALVEAAVAPESTLEGRELSDIDFYERFGAVPLAIRHHGELKQEELGNIHLAGGDTLLLSMSKERIHEINNDPSFVISSEVDVMRPRTDKTHIAVGILAAVVGLAALNILPIMVSAPAGVIMMILTGCLTTEEAYTAVNWKVIMLLVGVLPLGTAMDKTGAAGLIADSMIGMLYDFGPVAVLSGFYLFTMMITAIISTNASVALLAPIAFEVANQIGVNTEPMVLAVSYAACLTFITPFGHHANTLVYGSGQYEFTDFTKIGLPLNIIFWILATIFIPIIWPL from the coding sequence ATGTCATTCGAAATTATTTTTGTATTTGCTCTGCTTGGATTAGCATTATTTCTTTTTGCAACAGACTATGTATCCTTTGACGTAGCAGCACTTATCTTATTGGTCTCTCTTTTAGCTTCAGGCATACTTACTCCTAAAGAGGGATTTGCGGGAGTAAGTAACCCAGCTACTATTACGATTGCAGCAATGTTTGTTATCAGTGAAGGGCTTCGGAGAACCGGACTTTTAAACAAAGCCGGCAATTTCTTTTGTGAAAAGATGAAAGACAATTTCTGGCTTTGGCTTTTCGTAATGCTGCTGTTTGTTAGTTTTACCTCATCTTTCATGAACAACACGGCGGTTATAATGATTTTTATACCCGTCATTATTGATATCTCTGCCAGAATTGGAGTTAGCGCCTCTAAGCTGCTCATGCCATTAGCCTTTGCAGGAATCATGGGGGGTATCCATACCCTGATAGGGACCTCAACTAACCTATTAGTTAGCTCCATAGTTCAGGATAGGGGCGGCCAGGGCTTTGCCATGTTCGATTTTATGCCCATGGCCCTCATATTTCTCTGTGCAGGTTTTCTCTATATGTATTTTGTGGGAGTAGATTTAATCCCCCCCCGACGCAAAGACGATGAGCTCACTGCTGATTTTAAGATGCAAGGATACCTAACAGATCTAAAAGTTAAAGACGAATCAAATTTAGTAGGTAAATATTTAGATGAAGGAGGATTAACTGAAGAACTCGATCTCGACGTATTAAGAATCTTCAAACCCGACAGTGATTCTTCTGCACAAAGGACCGAAACCAAAGTTGAATCCGGAGATATTCTGCGCATTCGCGGGAGTGCATCTGAAATTGATAAACTGTTACGCCGCGAAGACCTTGCTTTAATCCCCAGTAAAAAGTGGATAGATGTAGACTTAAAGCATGGCCGGGATGCACTGGTAGAAGCAGCAGTAGCACCGGAATCTACATTAGAGGGCAGGGAATTAAGTGATATTGACTTTTACGAACGATTTGGTGCTGTACCTCTGGCCATCCGCCACCACGGAGAGTTGAAACAAGAAGAGCTAGGAAACATTCACCTGGCTGGCGGAGACACACTCTTGCTAAGTATGAGCAAGGAAAGAATCCACGAAATAAATAACGATCCCTCTTTCGTCATATCTTCCGAAGTAGATGTTATGCGTCCGCGTACCGACAAAACCCACATTGCTGTAGGAATACTTGCCGCGGTTGTAGGACTAGCAGCACTTAATATTCTGCCTATCATGGTAAGTGCACCCGCCGGCGTAATTATGATGATACTAACGGGCTGCCTCACCACTGAAGAAGCTTATACTGCTGTAAACTGGAAGGTGATCATGTTACTTGTAGGGGTACTTCCACTCGGTACGGCCATGGATAAAACCGGAGCCGCCGGACTTATTGCAGATTCGATGATTGGGATGCTTTATGACTTTGGCCCTGTAGCGGTACTCTCCGGCTTTTACCTTTTCACCATGATGATAACAGCTATTATTTCCACCAATGCATCCGTAGCATTACTCGCCCCCATTGCTTTTGAGGTTGCCAATCAAATAGGAGTGAATACCGAACCAATGGTCCTTGCGGTCAGCTATGCAGCCTGCTTAACCTTTATTACCCCTTTCGGTCACCATGCAAACACCTTAGTTTACGGATCGGGACAATATGAGTTTACTGACTTTACTAAAATTGGACTGCCTCTTAATATTATATTCTGGATACTAGCCACTATATTCATACCTATCATCTGGCCTTTATAA
- a CDS encoding SulP family inorganic anion transporter, whose amino-acid sequence MEEWLKKTFKISGWLPDYNSQKFRGDLTAGITTGVMFIPQGMAYAVIAGVPPIYGLYAGVIPLLIYPLLGTSKNLSIGPVAIDMLIVAAGVSLLAEPNTERYITLTILLTMMAGGLQLLMGSMRLGSVLNIFSRPVIAGFTLAAPLIIAASQLNNLLGIELPQTQYVIVIIEEVLRNIDHVHLQTFLWGGIAIALLAFIKHVKPIFPASVLILGGSILISWSAGAQAVGIQLVGDIPMGLPTFGLPEINFNNMRELLPTALTLALVQFMSVASLGQTFAKKNNYIIDANHELVALGASNFFGSLFKSIPVSGSFSRSAASDQANVKTPLANIITSAVIIATLLLLTPVFYFLPMPILAAIIIVSALNLIDISEFIFLYTTRRSEGLIAIFTAACTLLIGIQEGILLGVVASMIHMLYKYSRPNVAELGIIPNTRLFKNLDRNPEAKPIDGLMILRVDASFSFVNADFFRDYIIEKSRERNKSTHYVVIDGSTINSLDTTAIEQIKTMAGTLQNWDIELYIAGLKGPVRDIINKAGLKEYLGEDHYFRDPHEAVSHILKLMDKEDEKSRLADYKDITG is encoded by the coding sequence ATGGAAGAGTGGCTCAAAAAAACGTTTAAAATCTCAGGATGGCTACCTGATTACAATAGTCAGAAGTTTCGCGGTGATCTGACTGCAGGAATTACGACCGGCGTAATGTTTATACCTCAGGGGATGGCTTATGCCGTTATCGCAGGAGTGCCTCCTATATATGGTCTTTATGCCGGTGTAATCCCCTTGCTTATCTATCCTCTTTTGGGTACTTCTAAAAACCTTTCCATTGGTCCAGTTGCCATCGATATGCTTATCGTTGCCGCGGGGGTTTCTTTGCTTGCCGAACCCAACACGGAGCGCTATATAACGCTCACTATTCTACTTACGATGATGGCCGGAGGACTGCAACTGCTCATGGGGTCCATGCGGTTGGGTTCAGTATTAAATATTTTCTCAAGACCGGTAATTGCCGGCTTTACTCTTGCTGCTCCCCTTATTATTGCAGCAAGCCAGCTTAATAATCTTTTAGGCATTGAACTACCCCAAACTCAATATGTGATCGTTATCATTGAAGAAGTTTTAAGAAATATTGATCATGTCCATTTACAAACGTTCCTTTGGGGAGGCATTGCTATCGCCTTACTTGCCTTTATAAAGCACGTAAAACCTATATTCCCAGCCTCTGTGCTTATACTCGGCGGTAGTATTCTCATTTCGTGGAGTGCCGGAGCACAAGCAGTAGGCATTCAACTGGTAGGAGACATCCCCATGGGACTACCCACATTTGGCCTGCCGGAAATAAACTTTAACAACATGCGGGAACTACTGCCCACTGCACTTACGCTCGCACTGGTTCAGTTTATGAGTGTAGCATCACTGGGACAAACTTTCGCGAAGAAAAATAATTATATCATCGATGCCAATCATGAGCTTGTAGCACTTGGAGCTTCAAACTTCTTCGGCAGTTTATTTAAGTCTATTCCTGTATCTGGCAGTTTCTCACGTTCAGCGGCATCAGATCAGGCAAATGTAAAAACACCATTGGCAAATATAATTACATCCGCAGTAATTATAGCTACTCTACTATTACTCACACCTGTCTTCTACTTTTTACCCATGCCGATACTGGCAGCTATAATCATTGTATCGGCCCTAAATCTTATTGATATATCGGAATTTATATTCCTCTATACAACAAGACGCAGTGAAGGGCTTATCGCTATTTTCACAGCTGCCTGCACATTACTTATTGGTATTCAAGAAGGAATATTACTTGGGGTCGTTGCCTCTATGATCCATATGCTTTACAAATACAGCCGGCCCAATGTAGCCGAACTGGGTATAATACCCAACACCCGTTTGTTTAAAAACCTGGATCGAAATCCCGAGGCAAAACCAATTGACGGACTGATGATCTTACGGGTAGACGCTTCGTTCTCTTTTGTTAATGCTGATTTTTTCAGAGACTATATAATTGAAAAAAGCAGGGAGCGGAATAAGTCCACTCACTATGTTGTTATCGATGGTAGTACAATAAACTCCCTTGACACCACAGCTATTGAACAGATTAAAACAATGGCCGGCACCCTTCAAAATTGGGATATTGAACTCTATATTGCCGGGCTCAAAGGACCGGTACGAGACATCATTAACAAAGCGGGATTAAAAGAATACTTGGGAGAAGACCATTACTTTAGAGATCCTCATGAAGCAGTCTCGCATATTCTAAAACTAATGGACAAAGAGGATGAAAAATCACGACTGGCCGATTATAAAGATATAACCGGCTAA